A stretch of DNA from Kazachstania africana CBS 2517 chromosome 3, complete genome:
CAAATAACTTGCACCACTTATCATAGAGGGAGATTACTAAGTCTCccttttcttcctttggGGTGATATTTAAtgtttctttgatttcattgaGAAGTTTCAGTTTTTTAGAGAAATCTTCCTTTTTACCTTCCTGTAATTGCTTCTTGAAATGCTTCTTTTTGCTTCTGATTTCATATCTTGCTTGTACTAATGTACATAGTTTTTTAAAGTAGTTGAAAGTTACCTCAGGGCCCTCGAGAAAGTATCTTGCTACATGATGGGTCTGAATACCGAATGGTGGATCCCTCTTCGGATGAGAAAGATGATAGATCTCGTTGTGAATCATTAACGACTGCGAGGTACACCAATCAATAAGTGCTCTAAACAAGACAATTCTATCACCTGGCGATAACGCCAATATACCCTCGTCTTCGAGGCCTGGGGTAAATAAAGGATCTGAATCGAAAGGCAATGGTGCTTTTTGTGCCCATGTATACACATTTGGGGTCAAGATTTCAGGATTTTTTGGATCAACCGGAAATCCTGTATCATCAGTATCAAAGTATGCTAGTTCTGGTTTTGTGGGATCCCCAGAATATGTTGTTTTCCATTCTAATGGGTATCCCCATTCAGGTGCATTGGTTCGTAACTTCTCTACCAGTGGCTTGTACGTTTTTATCAATGATGGCGAAAAGTCTTCTGCAGAAATGGGCTCGAAAGCTTTCCTActatctttgaaaagtagatgcaaaaatgaaatgaacAAAAGATTCATTTTATCTTGGCTTTTAATGATATCTTTTACTGGAATATAGTCTTGATAGAGGACTTTTCTGAATTGAATATCAGACCAGTCAGCTGAGATATCTTTAATGTCGCTTGGGTACAGATCTAaaccaatttcaaaatcttgaaatgaTAAACTTAATATTTCAGGATACAAAAAAAACgaaaatttgttgataaATGTCATAACTTTCATTACATCTCCTCCATATGGTAAAGCTTTCATATTTGGACTTTTCAACCTAGAAAGTACACTTTGGTGGGTTTTGAAATCTGACGACAATAGAGGAGCATTTGAGGCCCAATTTGCTTCTGTTAAAGATGGTTCCTGACTTTCAATGCTTGGTGTTGGAGTAgaagatatatttttctgTATTGGAGCCTTTTTGGTTATCTTATCTTTCCCAGGTAAATTGTCTTTAGTAGCCGCTCCTTGATTGTCCTTACCCTTTTTCTTACCTTTAACCTTACTCTTATTCTTGGACTTGGTGTACTTCCTCTTAACAGGGGCTTCAAAAAAGTCCTTATCTAAATCAGTTCTAGGTTTCGGGACTCGACGAGATCTTCTGAGTCCCATTGCAGCAGCCTCATCAGCGGTATCATCAGCTGCACTTTTCGGTCCAGAAACTGTAGATTCCTTCTGTGTCATTACTTCTTGTTCTGTTACtgaatcaatattttgtaatgCACCATCTTTTGGTGAAGAGGCACTTGCCAAATCTAAAGCATGGGAATTGTCATTTAATTCTGAATCAGAATTAGCATTCATATCcttattgaataaatgtTAAATCGGTTCACCTCTGATTGTTTATCCACAACTAAACAATGATCTACCCTTGGTGGCAATATAACTAAGCAATGTGATGTGCAAGATCAGAAGTTCAATTGATCCAAACCATCCAtccaaaagaaatattcaaatttcaattcagtTTAGGCGTTCCGTGTGCGATGATGCCCTGGCGGCGACAGACTTCTAAGAAATTACAATCACTatattatttggtataaaAGTATCTATATTTGGTAATGTGAGAAGGGATCATCGAGGTATGCTCGCTACTTCATTAGATAAGTGTTTATAAAATGATCTAGCAATTCATCGGtgtctttttctttcctcATCTCTTGCGTTTCTTAATATGTTTTGGGCATGACCTTCACAGAGCCAATAATATCGCACTGTCCGACTCTCAAGTTGCAAGAACACACGTTGAGACTGTCAAGCAAATCTTCATACAATTCATTTGTGTATGTTATTGAATGCTGTCTCCATTTCGTCCAGAAATATGATTGATTTGCTTAATTGAAGTTTATTTACATACCAAACCAATGGCAACACCAATGTCAACCACGAGAAGATAGTAACGTGTGGCATAAACAGTAAAAATATCTCAATGCATGTCATCACTGACAGTAGAAAGGCAAAAGTGAAGCATAGGgtattgataaaaattatttttctcaatcCATTAAGGGACTGGGAGTGATACAATGCCACTAATAAAGTAATGAAACTTGttaaaaatataagaaGGCTATAGACCGTTAAAATAGGAAAGAGTACCATTAAATTGGATAAATATTCTCTAGAGAACGATGAGATTAACCACCCAGATGACTCTGATTTGTAGACAGGGGCAAACATACTGACAACAGATGAAGGTTCATAGTCTTTTTGTAACTTAGAATAACCATACACTCCATATACGGTGCCATTATATTCAGCTAATCctgaattcttcaaaactGGCGTAGTTAAGGTGCACAGAAAAAGTATGAATATTGTTATGCCTTGCAATCCCATTGCAAGCGCAATACGTCTTTTTATGTACTGATGAAATGTTGGTAGCATTGGTTCCTCTGTGTATGTCACACTTCTTCAATCCATCAGTAAAAATAGTTTCGAAAGAATAGCTATTTTTATACAAGTCTATATAAAATCGATGCCTTTAGGGGCAGAGACGCTTGTCGCGATGCCCTGACTGACGCTTAGATATCCCTAAAGCAAATTGATAGAAATATCTCGAATATGACTGAGGCTTCCATCCAGCAATGTAAAAACTGAGCTGACGAATTGCAAAGTGAGAGTAGATACGTGAATTTATTCTTCATCACAAAACATTATCAGGTTTCAGGTTGGTGTAGCCACAACGAAAAAAGGATTTAGGACCAGCATTGCTTGTCTTCAAAAACTTTAGAAATCAGTGCATGAATGGAAAAATGGTAGTACTAGTCATATCCATACTAAGAGTACAGAAGATTGTGTTGATAATGTTTTTTCCTACAGTATATCTGGTCACTTcgtaaaaaaaatatctccCGGGGGCGAGTCGAACGCCCGATCTCAAGATTACTTTGATATTTCACATTACAGTCTTGCGCCTTAAACCAACTTGGCTACCGAGAGCTTAATTGTTGTGTTCTTAGTTTTAATAGAGTCGTACCAAGTCTGAATTTCCAGTCATCTTCAACTACCTAAAAGGACAAGTAATGGGGGTATAGTCGACCTCTGCTTATGTATGGTTAGCAACCATTAATTGTGAGGCATATAGGTCTATACGCACGTGATTGTTGTCAGCCAGTTTGCGCCAcaaaaagattattttaATTCACTTAATTTCTGTCTGACCGTGGCTACTTATAGCCAGCTAATAAGCCAAAGTCAATGGGGGATCTTCTCAAAACGTgacatttttatttgttgGTCATTTTAAGGTAATATTAATCACCAGAGCTACCAGCAGTGAAAATCGAACTTGTTTATCCAAATTATTCTGAAGTTACGGTTCTTCTATTCCTTGTACGTGTATGAAATGAGAAGCTAATTCTAATGAAAAGCTGTGGTTACGTTACATTATACTTTATCTGTATGGATTGTGCGTCA
This window harbors:
- the IOC3 gene encoding Ioc3p (similar to Saccharomyces cerevisiae IOC3 (YFR013W) and ESC8 (YOL017W); ancestral locus Anc_1.373); the protein is MNANSDSELNDNSHALDLASASSPKDGALQNIDSVTEQEVMTQKESTVSGPKSAADDTADEAAAMGLRRSRRVPKPRTDLDKDFFEAPVKRKYTKSKNKSKVKGKKKGKDNQGAATKDNLPGKDKITKKAPIQKNISSTPTPSIESQEPSLTEANWASNAPLLSSDFKTHQSVLSRLKSPNMKALPYGGDVMKVMTFINKFSFFLYPEILSLSFQDFEIGLDLYPSDIKDISADWSDIQFRKVLYQDYIPVKDIIKSQDKMNLLFISFLHLLFKDSRKAFEPISAEDFSPSLIKTYKPLVEKLRTNAPEWGYPLEWKTTYSGDPTKPELAYFDTDDTGFPVDPKNPEILTPNVYTWAQKAPLPFDSDPLFTPGLEDEGILALSPGDRIVLFRALIDWCTSQSLMIHNEIYHLSHPKRDPPFGIQTHHVARYFLEGPEVTFNYFKKLCTLVQARYEIRSKKKHFKKQLQEGKKEDFSKKLKLLNEIKETLNITPKEEKGDLVISLYDKWCKLFEGELMDNPLSDPYQDPIYKLRSQEFFVGRIPHMGDFYIPRLHTYSGSSTMTTFTDLRSLKDLLEKFKTKEYNVHTYFENNGQNLSSQFKLLYHDTPSLLRDIAKGSSTTRKVYWYEMCHDTKTLKDFIKLLDYKIVRPVDKDIQKDEIAINTPEPKNSNTSQLINTHPLPKDARYNTARNKLSVLKNFLDELYYILLSYEELREQYADMKPGRRQLRRLKRQANYDVSYDSDEDYNEISTDEFEYQRNKRTRSN
- the DCV1 gene encoding Dcv1p (similar to Saccharomyces cerevisiae YFR012W and YOL019W; ancestral locus Anc_1.371); translation: MLPTFHQYIKRRIALAMGLQGITIFILFLCTLTTPVLKNSGLAEYNGTVYGVYGYSKLQKDYEPSSVVSMFAPVYKSESSGWLISSFSREYLSNLMVLFPILTVYSLLIFLTSFITLLVALYHSQSLNGLRKIIFINTLCFTFAFLLSVMTCIEIFLLFMPHVTIFSWLTLVLPLVWYVNKLQLSKSIIFLDEMETAFNNIHK